The candidate division KSB1 bacterium genome has a window encoding:
- a CDS encoding type III pantothenate kinase — protein sequence MLLVADIGNTNITFGLYEQETLRAQWRLSSGVARTDDEIWILIKMLLESEGFTLPQLSGFALGSVVPALTTVFERVAAKRLKVPSVNVTADLDTGIKILYEDPHQVGADRICNAVAGFARYGGPLVVVDFGTATTFDVITANGEYLGGVIAPGPETTAEILHRAAAKLPKVALRFPPELIGRTTETSIQSGLMFGGVEMVEGLNRRFKEILGPGTKIIATGGLAPTLIEHLTTVESIEPALTLEGLRLIFERCAPK from the coding sequence ATGCTCCTCGTCGCCGACATCGGCAACACCAACATCACCTTCGGCTTGTATGAGCAGGAAACTCTGCGGGCGCAGTGGCGTCTCAGCAGCGGCGTCGCGCGCACCGATGATGAAATCTGGATTTTAATCAAAATGCTGCTGGAGTCTGAAGGCTTCACGCTGCCTCAATTGAGCGGCTTCGCTTTAGGCTCGGTGGTACCGGCTTTAACAACGGTGTTCGAGCGGGTTGCCGCCAAACGCCTGAAGGTGCCGAGCGTCAACGTCACCGCCGATCTCGACACCGGCATCAAAATTCTCTACGAAGATCCCCATCAAGTCGGCGCCGACCGCATTTGTAACGCCGTCGCCGGCTTTGCGCGTTACGGCGGCCCGCTCGTCGTGGTCGATTTTGGCACGGCGACGACGTTTGATGTGATCACTGCGAATGGCGAATATCTCGGTGGCGTGATCGCGCCGGGCCCCGAGACCACCGCCGAAATTCTGCACCGCGCCGCCGCCAAACTTCCCAAAGTCGCGCTGCGTTTTCCGCCGGAGTTGATCGGCCGCACCACCGAAACCAGCATTCAATCCGGCTTGATGTTTGGCGGTGTCGAAATGGTGGAAGGGCTTAATCGCCGGTTCAAAGAAATACTCGGGCCCGGCACCAAGATCATTGCTACCGGCGGGCTGGCCCCCACGTTGATCGAGCATTTGACCACGGTCGAAAGCATCGAGCCGGCGTTGACGCTCGAAGGTCTGCGCTTGATCTTCGAGCGTTGCGCGCCGAAATAA
- a CDS encoding ATP-binding protein codes for MFRPIVFNIPVTIALVLLMIFSSVGVVMTFAFYRYEKEELTQYIRSQFIALADGLAPLVEEAYLRKNFHLVQETLQVFVQHGEITFAVVVDADGMIVASEPAMWRSRPFDEFLAEYRLTLFKIPQPNRLTTHFSMPPSQHLFLFDRQFHEANRLRGRLLLGYNSMSVEMLVGKRLRNVLILGGLILLAGAVAFYLVVHLFLIRPMRAMGQVMHEVADGNLDGRCPDFNGLPAVKNLIRQFNDMLAVRKMVEAMQRSANEEMQKLQQQLFQAQKMETIGTLAGGIAHDFNNLLVGILGTASLMKTAIDRNSLLHEHIQTIEQAALRASELTKQLLGFARAGKYEVHSVNLNDTIEELMKLISRTLDKDIAVTAQFADDLWLIEGDGNQLHQALLNICLNARDAMPNGGTLMLATENLEIETKTSSSHFNVAPGKYVHVVISDTGIGMDAATQARIFEPFFSTKERGKGTGLGLAMVYGIVRNHGGRIYVESAIGKGSSFHIYFPATQLAAVIPRPSPQLEAPPGRETILLIDDERVILDVASRILKQLGYGVLLAREGQEALRLFAERRHEIALVILDMVMPRLSGREVFRRLKEIDPQVRVLLSSGYSADGDAQAILNEGVIGFVQKPYLVSDLARAVKRALKPNEAAVE; via the coding sequence TTGTTTCGGCCCATCGTTTTTAATATCCCCGTCACCATCGCCCTGGTGCTGCTCATGATTTTCAGCAGCGTCGGCGTGGTGATGACATTTGCGTTTTATCGCTATGAGAAGGAGGAATTGACGCAATATATCCGCAGCCAATTTATTGCATTGGCCGATGGCCTAGCCCCGCTCGTTGAAGAAGCTTATCTCAGAAAAAACTTTCATCTCGTACAGGAGACTTTGCAGGTGTTTGTGCAGCATGGTGAAATCACCTTTGCCGTGGTGGTCGATGCCGACGGCATGATTGTCGCAAGCGAGCCGGCGATGTGGCGGAGCCGGCCATTTGACGAGTTCCTGGCGGAATACCGCTTGACCCTTTTTAAAATTCCCCAACCCAATCGTTTGACCACCCACTTTAGCATGCCGCCGTCACAGCATCTGTTTCTGTTCGATCGGCAATTTCACGAGGCCAATCGATTGCGCGGCCGCCTGTTGCTGGGATATAACAGCATGTCTGTCGAGATGCTCGTCGGCAAACGGCTGCGTAATGTTTTGATACTCGGCGGATTGATTTTGCTTGCCGGCGCCGTGGCATTTTATCTCGTCGTCCACCTTTTTCTGATTCGCCCGATGCGCGCGATGGGCCAGGTGATGCACGAAGTTGCCGACGGCAATTTGGATGGACGTTGCCCTGATTTTAACGGCCTGCCGGCGGTGAAGAATTTGATTCGCCAATTTAACGACATGCTGGCCGTGCGCAAAATGGTTGAAGCGATGCAAAGAAGCGCCAATGAGGAAATGCAAAAGCTGCAGCAGCAGCTTTTTCAAGCCCAGAAAATGGAAACCATTGGCACACTGGCCGGCGGCATTGCGCATGACTTCAACAATCTTTTAGTCGGCATTCTGGGGACGGCTTCGCTGATGAAAACCGCAATCGACAGGAACAGCTTGCTGCATGAACACATTCAAACCATCGAACAGGCCGCCTTGCGCGCCTCGGAGCTGACCAAGCAGCTTCTCGGTTTTGCGCGTGCCGGAAAATACGAAGTGCACAGCGTCAATCTAAACGACACGATTGAGGAATTGATGAAATTGATTTCGCGCACGCTGGACAAGGACATCGCCGTGACCGCGCAGTTTGCCGATGATTTGTGGCTGATTGAAGGCGACGGCAATCAATTGCATCAGGCGCTGTTGAATATTTGCCTCAACGCCCGCGATGCCATGCCCAACGGCGGCACACTCATGTTGGCAACGGAAAATCTCGAGATTGAAACGAAAACTTCTTCGTCTCACTTTAACGTAGCCCCGGGCAAATACGTTCATGTCGTGATCTCCGACACTGGCATTGGCATGGATGCAGCAACGCAAGCCAGAATCTTCGAGCCATTTTTTTCCACGAAAGAAAGAGGCAAGGGCACTGGCCTGGGCCTCGCCATGGTTTATGGCATCGTTCGCAATCACGGCGGCCGAATTTATGTCGAAAGCGCAATCGGGAAAGGCTCCTCCTTCCATATTTATTTTCCGGCGACGCAACTTGCCGCCGTCATCCCCAGGCCCTCGCCGCAGTTGGAGGCGCCGCCCGGCCGTGAAACCATTCTGCTCATCGATGATGAGCGCGTCATTCTCGACGTGGCAAGCCGCATTCTCAAACAACTTGGTTACGGCGTGCTTTTGGCGCGGGAAGGACAGGAAGCCCTGCGGCTTTTTGCCGAACGTCGCCATGAAATCGCGTTGGTCATTCTTGACATGGTGATGCCAAGGCTAAGCGGCCGCGAAGTCTTTCGCCGTTTGAAAGAAATCGATCCGCAGGTTCGCGTGTTGTTATCGTCCGGCTACAGCGCCGACGGCGATGCCCAGGCTATTTTGAATGAAGGCGTCATCGGATTCGTGCAAAAACCTTATCTTGTCAGTGATCTCGCTCGAGCCGTCAAGCGCGCCTTAAAGCCGAATGAAGCAGCCGTGGAATAA
- a CDS encoding glycerophosphodiester phosphodiesterase family protein — translation MEKLFNGRTLNFAHRGASQVAPENTLTAFELALQQGVDGVELDIRLCRSGDWVVIHDSRVNRTTNGRGFVRAKSLKELRHLDAGSTFHPQFANERIPTLAEVLDWAKGRALLNIEIKSLARAHEYAERRLLELLQRHGVSEQCLISSFNPIVLRRLARLNSGIPTGLLLNVKWFRHRTENALMRSLNIQTLHISRRLARPRYLKRIRRAGLRIFVWGVNHPTELSQLVDFGVDGIITDAPQVLNDILQRTTSR, via the coding sequence ATGGAAAAGTTGTTCAACGGCAGGACGTTGAATTTTGCCCATCGCGGCGCTTCGCAAGTGGCGCCTGAAAATACACTCACCGCCTTTGAATTGGCTTTGCAGCAAGGCGTTGACGGCGTCGAGCTTGACATCCGTTTGTGCCGCAGCGGCGACTGGGTGGTGATTCATGACAGCCGCGTCAACCGCACGACGAACGGACGCGGTTTCGTACGCGCCAAATCTCTCAAAGAGCTTCGCCACCTTGATGCCGGCTCCACATTTCACCCCCAATTCGCCAATGAACGCATTCCCACTCTCGCCGAGGTTTTGGATTGGGCCAAAGGCCGCGCCCTGTTGAATATCGAGATCAAATCTCTGGCGCGTGCCCACGAATACGCCGAACGGCGGCTACTCGAGCTGTTACAGCGACACGGTGTGAGCGAGCAGTGCCTCATCTCATCTTTCAATCCCATCGTCCTCCGCCGACTGGCACGATTGAATTCGGGGATTCCCACCGGCCTGTTGTTGAATGTAAAGTGGTTCCGCCACCGCACAGAAAACGCCTTGATGCGGTCGCTGAACATTCAAACGCTGCACATCAGCCGGCGTTTGGCGCGCCCGCGTTACCTCAAGCGCATCCGGCGCGCCGGTTTGCGGATTTTCGTTTGGGGTGTCAATCATCCAACCGAGCTGAGCCAATTGGTCGATTTTGGTGTCGATGGCATCATCACCGACGCGCCGCAGGTGCTCAATGATATTTTGCAAAGGACGACATCGCGATGA
- a CDS encoding transglutaminase domain-containing protein, producing MQKLSRFSLTLLLILAGIQPRFLFGENFLLKGNQTSRINYSLTQRIVPIPGTKSLIISTVVPSTFQSPTYNQEIENLRIDFSPTPSKREEKIDRRGNKVIVVTWANPAGAITATVSLTAKNYVLFNPLATSMPFPLGNVEPAVRDYLLSTEQVPAENARIRGKALELTRGVKTEFDAVQRILAWVIDHTTYVLTPPRYDAMYTFETGKGNCQNYSHLAAALMRAVGIPVRIVNGVTLKKTYDAKTEYGKLTFGMAQGRHSWIDVYFPDLGWVPFDPQQSQLFTSNRYIRIEAGLDNNETSQDGLVRWIAAQGSNRQPEFEEIIDSDFPEDQVNIVASRQKYGPKSILLTPEVRATFEPYLAAAPPPPPAKPAPAPASTSGRVAAMEANKKEDFNKPVVVGNLEFPEGVNFAFARELTTGAGGAQELRKNFLVETAEYVTRSAQYAQIVVLSKPLQVQKISLALQKFGGEGFLWVEILKDERAPSGQMVPGERLASSGLLSLNQLSSQPGYRWQDFDFTKAGLKLAPGRYWIALGFSGTPVVNWFYSYGKPVGPSDGTRYKTILDQDWSNSLSYEFNYRVVGLTAE from the coding sequence ATGCAAAAGCTCAGCCGTTTCAGTCTCACGCTGCTTCTCATTCTTGCCGGCATTCAGCCAAGATTTTTATTCGGGGAAAATTTTTTGCTCAAAGGCAATCAAACCTCCCGCATCAATTACAGCCTGACGCAGCGCATCGTCCCGATTCCGGGCACGAAATCGTTGATCATCAGCACGGTGGTGCCGAGCACGTTTCAATCGCCGACGTACAATCAGGAGATTGAAAATCTTCGGATTGATTTTTCCCCGACGCCCTCGAAGCGCGAAGAGAAAATCGACCGGCGAGGCAACAAAGTCATCGTGGTCACGTGGGCGAATCCGGCCGGCGCCATCACGGCGACGGTCTCGCTCACCGCAAAAAATTATGTGCTGTTCAATCCGCTCGCAACCTCGATGCCGTTTCCGCTCGGAAATGTCGAACCTGCTGTGAGAGATTATTTGCTTTCCACGGAACAAGTGCCGGCGGAGAATGCCCGCATACGCGGCAAAGCCCTGGAGCTGACGCGCGGCGTGAAAACCGAGTTTGATGCGGTGCAGCGCATTCTCGCCTGGGTGATCGATCACACCACCTATGTTCTGACGCCACCAAGATACGATGCGATGTACACCTTTGAAACCGGCAAGGGCAATTGCCAGAATTATTCGCATCTCGCGGCGGCGCTGATGCGCGCCGTCGGCATTCCGGTGCGAATCGTCAATGGCGTGACGCTGAAAAAAACTTATGACGCCAAAACCGAATACGGCAAGCTGACGTTCGGCATGGCGCAGGGCCGGCATTCGTGGATCGACGTGTATTTTCCCGATCTCGGCTGGGTGCCGTTCGATCCGCAGCAGAGCCAGCTTTTCACCAGCAACCGTTACATTCGCATCGAGGCCGGGCTTGACAACAACGAAACCTCGCAAGATGGCTTGGTGCGATGGATTGCGGCCCAGGGCTCGAATCGCCAACCGGAATTTGAAGAGATCATCGATTCGGATTTTCCGGAAGATCAGGTGAACATCGTTGCCAGCCGGCAAAAATACGGCCCCAAAAGCATTTTGCTCACGCCGGAAGTTCGTGCGACGTTTGAGCCATATTTAGCAGCAGCGCCGCCACCACCGCCAGCAAAACCGGCACCGGCTCCGGCTTCTACCAGTGGTCGGGTGGCGGCGATGGAAGCAAATAAAAAAGAGGATTTCAATAAGCCCGTTGTCGTCGGCAATCTTGAATTTCCCGAAGGCGTGAATTTCGCGTTTGCACGCGAGCTGACGACCGGCGCCGGCGGTGCGCAGGAGTTGCGCAAAAACTTTCTGGTCGAAACCGCGGAATACGTCACGCGCTCGGCGCAGTATGCGCAAATCGTGGTTTTGAGCAAACCGTTGCAAGTACAAAAAATCAGCCTGGCGCTGCAGAAATTCGGCGGCGAAGGTTTTCTCTGGGTCGAAATTCTCAAAGACGAAAGAGCGCCGTCGGGGCAGATGGTGCCGGGCGAACGCCTTGCCAGCAGCGGTTTGCTTTCATTGAATCAACTCAGCTCACAACCGGGCTATCGCTGGCAGGATTTTGATTTCACGAAAGCAGGTTTGAAATTAGCGCCGGGACGCTACTGGATCGCGCTCGGTTTCAGCGGCACGCCGGTGGTGAATTGGTTTTATTCCTACGGCAAGCCGGTTGGCCCCAGCGACGGCACGCGTTACAAAACGATTCTCGATCAGGATTGGAGCAACAGCCTGTCATACGAATTCAATTATCGTGTGGTGGGATTGACGGCGGAGTGA
- a CDS encoding DNA methyltransferase, which produces MKRAIEEYFPIIEINRLAVPERNAFKPIYQMHKWFARRSSSVFRAILLGALKPAGTDIMEEFYKDHTNDPDTKGKVILDPFMGGGTTVVEALRLGCKVIGVDLNPVAWFIVKTEVEPVDIEELKKAFERLAQRRVEWSGKPLKQTLLDLYKTECPACGNKDADIIYTFWVKSAPCTTATCNTYTPLFSDYFIAQKNPSIRYFPDCVCSACKQKFDWEREPAALVGEPKLMVNATNFSAGEGRTSTRWAFSNSSSVQCPWCHKTVSPSQEKFGKLVRKKVLLTVLLCPQCEEVWQFRGPLPEEVECPTCKHQYNPNEGNVPEKGKFICRGTCNGNKDTIIAAIRKLPENQLLPTRPYAIEGYCERCAAPSRKSKTRNLEQTGLFEDEGLTASADSAIPHPQSAIGNALLTKNNGKFFKRMTPADSQRYQDASDKWQNVKANLPYPKSEIPDGVETHRLIEHHYRYWHQMFNDRQLLALSTLLKAIDEEREQRMKEMLVSGFYGALEGNNTFCRYTIKGGNKSQGIFSRHDFQPKLTFTENAVWGTEYGHGTFSNKFDLVVEGKKFCSEPYDRKLVAAESKEKFESIQSKEKICPSDIDTILVSQSSADCSFVHSQEIDFVITDPPYSSNVNYSELADFFYVWLRLSLKKQYSQFVPEITPKAEEIIENRTRGKSAQDFKAGLESVFKETRRFLVDDGLLVFTFHHSEGSAWEALLTAVCDAGYFVEAVYPIHGEAESSLHLQEKEAISYDLIHVCRKMPENSNPTKRSWAGIRHEIRQKAREEAQLIQAGRYGREPLSAADRNILLIGKCLELYSKHYGAIVDHEDKPVPIHRALEEIKMLVDQIVTKDHPLPPELSDIDVPSYIYFTTLCSQKEIKSDEVSKSTRGIIETGELRARGLIIKGREKRGRTYEVKQPAERLEELKHKFQREWPKEQLSLFGEQDYVTLPKDFLFVDCVHLLLGLAAAGENLLPWLERFRGLRPQLRAGCEYLASRNKAFEKPAKTVLGLLDERVLLNSPPGPLS; this is translated from the coding sequence ATGAAACGCGCCATCGAAGAATACTTCCCCATCATCGAAATCAACCGGCTGGCGGTGCCGGAGCGCAATGCCTTCAAGCCGATTTACCAGATGCACAAGTGGTTTGCCCGGCGCTCGTCCTCGGTGTTTCGCGCCATTTTGCTCGGCGCCTTGAAGCCGGCCGGGACCGACATCATGGAAGAGTTCTACAAGGATCACACCAATGATCCCGATACGAAGGGAAAAGTCATTCTCGATCCCTTCATGGGCGGCGGCACCACGGTGGTGGAAGCGCTGCGCCTCGGTTGCAAAGTCATCGGCGTCGATCTCAATCCGGTGGCGTGGTTCATCGTCAAAACCGAAGTGGAGCCGGTTGACATCGAGGAATTGAAAAAGGCCTTCGAGCGGCTCGCGCAGCGCAGGGTGGAATGGTCGGGCAAGCCGCTCAAACAAACTTTGCTCGATCTCTATAAAACCGAGTGCCCGGCCTGCGGCAACAAAGATGCGGATATCATCTACACTTTCTGGGTGAAATCCGCGCCGTGCACCACCGCAACCTGCAATACCTACACGCCGTTGTTTTCGGATTACTTCATCGCCCAGAAGAATCCTTCGATTCGTTACTTTCCGGACTGCGTGTGTTCGGCGTGCAAGCAGAAATTCGATTGGGAGCGCGAGCCGGCGGCGCTGGTGGGAGAGCCGAAGCTGATGGTGAATGCCACCAACTTCTCCGCCGGCGAAGGCCGCACCAGCACGCGCTGGGCCTTTTCCAACTCTTCCTCGGTGCAATGCCCGTGGTGCCATAAAACCGTAAGCCCCTCGCAGGAGAAATTTGGTAAGCTCGTGCGCAAGAAAGTGCTGCTCACCGTGCTCCTGTGCCCGCAATGCGAAGAGGTTTGGCAATTTCGCGGGCCGTTGCCCGAGGAGGTCGAATGCCCCACCTGCAAACATCAGTACAATCCCAATGAGGGCAACGTACCGGAGAAAGGCAAGTTCATCTGCCGTGGGACGTGCAACGGAAATAAGGATACCATCATCGCGGCGATTCGCAAGCTGCCGGAAAACCAGTTGTTGCCCACGCGACCTTATGCCATCGAAGGCTATTGCGAGCGTTGCGCCGCTCCATCCAGGAAGAGCAAGACTCGCAATCTGGAACAGACAGGGTTGTTTGAAGATGAAGGATTGACTGCCAGCGCGGACTCCGCCATCCCCCATCCGCAATCCGCAATCGGGAACGCGTTGCTCACGAAAAACAATGGCAAGTTTTTCAAGCGCATGACGCCCGCTGATTCGCAACGATATCAGGATGCCAGCGACAAGTGGCAGAATGTAAAAGCAAATTTGCCTTATCCAAAATCTGAGATTCCTGATGGTGTTGAAACGCACCGACTCATCGAGCATCATTACCGCTACTGGCATCAGATGTTCAATGACCGGCAATTGCTGGCGCTCAGTACATTGCTGAAGGCGATTGATGAGGAAAGGGAGCAGAGGATGAAGGAGATGTTGGTGAGTGGTTTTTATGGCGCGCTTGAAGGGAATAATACGTTTTGCCGATACACAATCAAAGGAGGAAACAAGTCTCAAGGCATTTTTTCAAGGCACGACTTCCAACCCAAATTGACTTTCACCGAGAACGCGGTTTGGGGAACCGAGTATGGTCACGGTACTTTTAGCAATAAATTTGATCTTGTTGTTGAAGGAAAGAAATTTTGTTCGGAGCCTTATGATCGCAAATTGGTGGCGGCCGAGAGCAAGGAGAAATTTGAATCAATTCAGAGCAAAGAAAAAATTTGCCCTTCTGACATAGATACAATATTAGTGTCTCAATCATCAGCGGACTGCTCATTTGTGCATTCTCAGGAAATCGATTTCGTAATTACGGACCCACCATACTCAAGCAATGTCAACTACTCCGAATTGGCCGATTTTTTCTACGTCTGGTTGCGTCTCTCGCTAAAAAAACAATATTCTCAATTTGTCCCTGAGATTACCCCAAAGGCCGAAGAGATCATCGAAAATCGCACAAGAGGAAAATCTGCCCAAGACTTCAAAGCCGGGCTTGAGAGTGTATTCAAGGAGACGAGGCGGTTTCTCGTTGACGACGGTCTGCTGGTGTTTACTTTTCACCACTCGGAAGGCTCAGCATGGGAAGCTCTGTTGACGGCCGTATGTGATGCAGGTTACTTCGTCGAGGCTGTTTATCCAATTCACGGCGAAGCTGAATCATCACTGCACCTGCAAGAGAAGGAAGCCATCTCCTACGACCTCATCCACGTCTGCCGCAAAATGCCGGAAAATTCCAATCCAACCAAACGTTCCTGGGCTGGCATTCGTCATGAAATCCGTCAAAAGGCAAGGGAAGAGGCGCAGTTGATTCAGGCCGGGCGCTACGGCCGGGAACCGCTGAGTGCTGCGGATCGCAACATTCTGCTCATCGGCAAATGTCTCGAGTTGTACAGCAAGCACTATGGCGCCATTGTCGATCACGAGGACAAGCCGGTGCCGATCCATCGTGCGCTGGAAGAAATCAAAATGTTGGTGGATCAAATCGTCACCAAAGATCATCCCCTGCCGCCGGAGCTTAGCGACATCGACGTGCCGTCGTATATCTACTTCACCACACTTTGTTCTCAAAAGGAAATCAAAAGCGACGAGGTTTCCAAGAGCACACGCGGCATTATTGAGACCGGCGAGCTGCGCGCAAGGGGGCTGATTATCAAAGGACGGGAGAAGCGCGGGCGAACGTATGAGGTCAAGCAACCTGCTGAAAGACTCGAAGAGCTCAAACACAAATTTCAACGCGAGTGGCCAAAGGAGCAGTTGTCTTTATTTGGGGAACAAGATTACGTCACGCTGCCCAAAGATTTTCTGTTTGTGGATTGCGTGCATTTGCTGCTGGGTTTGGCCGCGGCCGGTGAAAACCTCCTGCCGTGGCTGGAAAGATTCCGGGGCTTGCGGCCGCAGTTGCGGGCTGGGTGTGAATATCTGGCTTCGCGCAACAAAGCTTTTGAGAAGCCGGCGAAAACGGTGCTGGGGTTGTTGGATGAGCGGGTGCTCTTGAACTCACCTCCAGGCCCCCTCTCTTAA
- a CDS encoding sulfite oxidase-like oxidoreductase: MADWNPLTRVANLRKAKPVRKADDDPLGRVPPGQYLTTKFPVLTYGETPNVNLEDWRLKVWGLVENPIELNWEEFRTLPGKEIICDLHCVTRWSQLGMKWEGVAFSEIAKLARPKPDAKFVMEHSYGGYTTNVPLDELYDDDVLIAYNYDGKPLPTDHGGPVRMLVPKLYLWKSAKWLRGLEFMPKDKPGFWEMYGYHHHGDPWTEERFG, from the coding sequence ATGGCAGACTGGAATCCATTGACCCGTGTAGCTAACTTACGAAAAGCCAAACCGGTGCGAAAAGCCGATGACGACCCCCTTGGCCGTGTTCCGCCTGGGCAATATTTGACGACGAAATTTCCCGTGCTGACTTATGGCGAGACGCCGAATGTTAATTTGGAAGACTGGCGCTTGAAAGTTTGGGGTCTTGTTGAAAATCCCATCGAATTGAACTGGGAGGAATTTCGCACGTTGCCGGGCAAGGAAATCATTTGTGATTTGCATTGTGTGACGCGATGGAGCCAGCTCGGCATGAAATGGGAGGGCGTGGCATTTAGCGAAATTGCCAAGCTCGCCAGGCCCAAACCCGACGCCAAATTTGTGATGGAGCATTCTTACGGCGGTTACACCACCAACGTGCCGCTGGACGAGCTTTATGATGACGACGTGCTGATCGCCTACAATTACGACGGCAAGCCATTGCCGACCGATCACGGCGGCCCCGTGCGCATGTTGGTGCCCAAACTCTATCTCTGGAAAAGTGCCAAATGGCTGCGCGGCCTCGAGTTCATGCCGAAAGACAAGCCCGGCTTTTGGGAGATGTACGGCTATCACCATCACGGTGACCCCTGGACCGAAGAACGGTTTGGATGA
- a CDS encoding glycosyltransferase — translation MSESKTSCEPRSVLLVAYYFPPLGMGGTQRVAKWGKYFLRLGWQVTVITVKPITYYAFDDSLLNELEGARIIRTGSLDPARLLYLLRRKKKRRASEKDGSLPTFSRVIGKAQSGLYWVLIPDARILWLPFALWHTWREIRQQKIPFIVTSGPPHSSHFVGWILSKFTGVKWVSDFRDSWLQGNLLPTPTALHRWLHRVMEKRILTDAHAVTATSQILVDTLAGIGQRKAGTTYFLPNGYDGDDFAEPVPISDGCFDVAYVGAISSFADPRTLLEGFRLFVETAQLSPDETRLYFIGADVTGKLSTWVRENGLDKHVKAGGYVPHHEAIKAMRQADLLVYLVCPGSFQALIPGKTFEYIAAGKPVLAIGDRIEGTQWLMQHAAVRHCDFHAIDAIRCALLAFYDEFYKGELPKTSSPSTEFSREWQTKKLAEILSSTLHS, via the coding sequence GTGAGTGAATCAAAAACATCTTGCGAACCCCGAAGTGTTTTACTCGTTGCCTACTATTTCCCGCCGCTGGGCATGGGTGGCACCCAGCGTGTCGCCAAGTGGGGCAAATATTTTTTGCGGCTCGGTTGGCAGGTCACCGTCATTACCGTCAAGCCCATCACCTATTACGCATTCGACGATTCGTTGCTCAACGAGCTTGAGGGCGCGCGCATCATTCGCACCGGCTCTCTCGATCCGGCGCGGCTGCTATATTTATTGCGCCGCAAAAAAAAACGCCGTGCCAGTGAAAAGGATGGGAGCCTCCCGACCTTTTCCAGGGTAATCGGTAAAGCCCAGTCGGGATTATATTGGGTCCTCATTCCCGACGCGCGTATTCTCTGGCTGCCGTTTGCGCTCTGGCACACGTGGAGAGAAATTCGCCAACAAAAAATTCCCTTCATCGTCACTTCCGGGCCGCCGCATTCTTCCCACTTTGTTGGATGGATTTTGTCAAAATTTACTGGCGTCAAGTGGGTGAGCGATTTTCGCGACAGTTGGCTGCAGGGTAATCTTTTGCCCACGCCGACCGCATTGCATCGCTGGCTGCATCGCGTGATGGAAAAACGCATTCTCACGGATGCGCACGCGGTGACCGCCACTTCACAAATCTTGGTTGACACGCTCGCCGGCATCGGCCAGCGTAAAGCCGGCACGACGTATTTTCTTCCGAATGGTTATGACGGCGATGATTTTGCCGAGCCGGTTCCCATTTCTGATGGCTGTTTCGATGTCGCTTACGTCGGCGCCATTTCCAGCTTCGCCGATCCGCGCACGCTGCTCGAAGGTTTTCGCCTGTTTGTTGAAACCGCACAACTCTCACCGGATGAGACGCGGCTGTATTTTATCGGCGCCGATGTCACGGGAAAACTTTCGACTTGGGTGCGAGAAAATGGCTTGGACAAGCACGTGAAAGCTGGCGGCTACGTTCCGCATCACGAGGCGATCAAAGCAATGCGTCAGGCCGATCTGTTGGTCTATCTCGTGTGCCCCGGCAGCTTTCAGGCGCTGATTCCCGGCAAAACTTTTGAATACATCGCCGCGGGCAAACCCGTGCTGGCGATTGGCGATCGCATCGAAGGCACGCAATGGCTCATGCAGCACGCGGCTGTTCGGCATTGTGATTTTCATGCCATTGACGCCATCCGCTGCGCGCTGCTGGCGTTTTACGATGAATTTTATAAAGGCGAGCTGCCTAAAACTTCATCGCCGTCAACAGAATTTTCGCGGGAATGGCAGACGAAAAAGTTGGCGGAAATTTTGTCTTCAACCTTGCATTCATGA